One window of the Podospora pseudocomata strain CBS 415.72m chromosome 7, whole genome shotgun sequence genome contains the following:
- a CDS encoding hypothetical protein (EggNog:ENOG503P784; COG:O) yields the protein MPLPPFLCVFVAFHYVLSSPGAHIISSRGGVCGNILAVCHCRLFLLPSSCCFRQLHYLYILFPPSWLVSRFSFAAAAIMANNFFDSGFDEFLGELANFTLPFPGLPLPAPSAASNRRQHTSQPALGRPASVSFELPRLPAFGAVWPVPSAPPPALPPLPALPGASSWSAAQQWQPPRQPAQAGARPGAAASFISRPTFSLLHGAPHPPTPMPSTAPVTTSLPGPFFHQPSTTIGSTSPSASAQSGPANLPQPRRATVNNPSQFLPSSSRPANPLHNTVNTPRTITPTPPVHQREPNSDDFYLNQLTPDFSTPSLESDSDRFYLDQLSRDFSSPSLPSTSATLQRSATRSNNPGTNNAFSQTLHRILPPPAPPAGLRAPPPPSTRSTPTSNTNEESSDSDSAYTMPASSRPVRRRSGQADRLTLPHVPRVSGASSSSGAATANQSQANSSKSQLSHARTAPQTTPRRASNGSISAAGSGTKRKREAFESDDDDLFGDNDLEVVDLVDKDVADLTSEEKEKEEDRKKNWVKLSQFQCVICMDDVTDLTVTYCGHLFCSECLHSALQITPHKRICPICRQKIENKNASGKFGPKSKGYYPLEIKLMTKKSLGKKVAVAAAAGRNTGEH from the exons ATGCCATTGCCCCCCTTTTTGTGTGTCTTTGTGGCCTTCCACTACGTGCTTTCCAGTCCAGGTGCTCACATCATAAGCTCTCGGGGTGGAGTTTGTGGTAATATCCTAGCCGTCTGTCATTGCCGCCTTTTCCTACTACCATCTTCATGTTGCTTCAGGCAGCTTCATTATCTCTATATACTTTTCCCCCCGTCGTGGCTCGTCTCTCGCTTTTcctttgctgctgcagcAATCATGGCCAACAACTTTTTTGACTCGGGCTTTGACGAGTTCCTTGGAG AGCTTGCGAATTTTACACTTCCCTTCCCAGGTCTGCCTTTACCAGCACCCTCTGCTGCGAGCAACCGCCGGCAGCACACATCTCAGCCAGCCCTAGGACGCCCGGCATCCGTCTCCTTCGAGCTCCCCAGACTCCCTGCCTTCGGAGCCGTGTGGCCGGTGCCATCAGCACCCCCGCCggcccttcctccccttcccgcccTCCCCGGGGCCTCGTCGTGGTCTGCAGCGCAGCAGTGGCAACCACCACGACAGCCTGCACAAGCCGGAGCTCGTCCTGGCGCCGCTGCATCATTTATTTCCAGACCCACTTTTTCACTTTTACACGGCGCCCCCCACCCTCCGACGCCGATGCCGTCAACGGCTCCGGTTACCACTTCTCTCCCTGGGCCCTTCTttcatcaaccatcaacaacaatcggctcaacctcaccctcagcCTCAGCCCAATCCGGTCCTGCGAATCTGCCACAGCCACGGCGCGCcactgtcaacaacccctcccaattcctcccttcttcatctcgtCCCGCTAATCCACTCCACAATACCGTGAATACCCCGAGAACAatcaccccaaccccacctgTGCACCAGCGCGAACCAAACAGCGACGACTTCTATCTGAACCAACTCACCCCCGATTTTTCCACCCCTTCTCTCGAATCAGACAGCGACCGCTTTTACCTCGACCAACTCTCTCGTGATTTTTCCAGCCCATCGCTCCCTTCCACCTCTGCTACTCTACAAAGGTCGGCCACGAGGAGCAATAATCCCGGCACCAACAACGCATTCAGCCAGACACTCCACAGGAttcttccccctccagcgccaCCCGCTGGCCTGAGAGCTCCCCCGCCACCTTCGACAAGATCCACGCCAACCTCGAACACCAACGAAGAATCCAGCGACTCCGACTCGGCCTACACCATGCCAGCGTCATCGCGACCAGTGCGTCGTCGCTCTGGGCAAGCTGACCGCCTCACGCTCCCTCATGTCCCTCGCGTCTCGGGtgcctcatcctcttccggcGCCGCTACCGCCAATCAGTCACAAGCAAATTCATCAAAGTCACAGCTGAGCCATGCTCGGACAGCACCGCAAACAACGCCGAGGAGAGCGAGCAATGGCTCGATATCTGCGGCAGGGTCCGGCACAAAGCGCAAACGCGAGGCGTTTGAgagcgatgacgatgatCTGTTTGGAGACAACGACCTAGAGGTTGTTGACTTGGTGGACAAGGACGTGGCTGACCTGACGTcggaagagaaggagaaggaggaggacaggaagaagaattgGGTCAAGCTGTCGCAGTTTCAGTGTGTCATTTGCATGGATGATGTCACGGATTTGACGGTCACCTATTGCG GTCATCTCTTTTGCAGCGAGTGCCTACATTCAGCCCTGCAAATAACACCCCACAAGCGGATCTGCCCGATTTGCAGGCAGAAAATCGAGAACAAGAATGCGAGCGGGAAGTTTGGGCCTAAGAGCAAGGGGTATTATCCTCTGGAGATTAAgttgatgacgaagaagagtttggggaagaaggtggcggtggctgctgctgctggtagaAATACCGGCGAGCACTGA